The Streptomyces sp. RKAG293 genome includes a region encoding these proteins:
- a CDS encoding helix-turn-helix domain-containing protein, whose amino-acid sequence MPTRTAAEIRAEARQEYDAYLAACPARRLLDRISDKWVSLLLSALADGPMRYGDLARRVAGVSQKMLTQTLRALERDGLVTRAVTPTVPIRVDYELTPLGESLLPVMRAVKDWAEQHIEAVDAARESYDSRTGT is encoded by the coding sequence ATGCCGACACGAACCGCCGCCGAGATCCGGGCCGAGGCCCGGCAGGAGTACGACGCCTACCTCGCCGCCTGCCCGGCGCGCCGACTGCTCGACCGCATCAGCGACAAGTGGGTCAGCCTGCTGCTCAGCGCGCTCGCCGACGGCCCGATGCGTTACGGCGATCTCGCGCGCCGTGTCGCGGGCGTCAGCCAGAAGATGCTCACCCAGACACTGCGCGCCCTCGAACGCGACGGTCTCGTCACCCGGGCCGTCACGCCGACCGTGCCGATCCGCGTCGACTACGAACTGACACCGCTCGGCGAGAGCCTGCTGCCTGTGATGCGCGCGGTGAAGGACTGGGCCGAGCAGCACATCGAGGCGGTCGACGCGGCGCGCGAGTCCTACGACAGCCGGACGGGGACCTGA